The following coding sequences lie in one Lysobacter capsici genomic window:
- a CDS encoding glycoside hydrolase family 9 protein — protein sequence MTLLPHSRKTAVQAMAALAMTLSSLLQVACAASAEESKTTVSVSLPKQPLLVQLNQVALERRGPKLAVVEYAGEAGQGSYTVLRDGKPIQHGDLRPLQPFAEWSPGKRYFSVDFSDVEQVGQYEVEVRIGQQRAVSAAVPVRDNAVFATTGAQLLGYFKRSRHTDDADRDLPIFQTSRRVNAWGGWQDAGGDKGKYLSHLGYANYFNPQQASMAAWVLAYGAHARQALFAAHGLQTQVEDEAFWGADYLHRTLDAEGYFYTTVFDQWGTPGAKRMVTGYEGAAGTYTTLYRSAFRAGGGMAIAALARASMLARQSGRHGEFDGVQYLADAERAYAHLRKFNPQYGADGKENIIDDYTALMALVELHNATGQSRYLDDARERAASLMARQQADGGFISDGGRRPYYHAAEAGLPVISLSAYVDIEPEQGRRQRALDAIGSALKHELTITNAVANPYGYARQRFQLTQDGKAAGDVLEGFFIPHRNETGYWWQGESARLASLSAAMVIGGRKLADHGAAGYGLPSDRAGYAQSQLDWTLGRNPYGISMLYGFGRKNPPTVPESAGEMFVGGISNGITGAVGSDTGAGISFAPGPDSEQWRWVEQWIPHTTWMLFAAMTMATDEAR from the coding sequence ATGACCCTTTTGCCGCACTCCCGCAAGACCGCCGTTCAAGCGATGGCCGCGCTGGCGATGACGTTGTCCAGCCTACTGCAGGTGGCCTGTGCCGCCTCGGCCGAAGAATCGAAGACCACGGTGTCGGTGAGCCTGCCCAAACAGCCGCTGCTGGTGCAGCTCAACCAGGTGGCGCTGGAGCGGCGGGGGCCGAAGCTGGCCGTCGTCGAATATGCAGGCGAAGCCGGGCAGGGCAGCTACACCGTGTTGCGCGATGGCAAGCCGATCCAGCACGGCGATCTGCGGCCGCTGCAGCCGTTTGCCGAGTGGAGCCCGGGCAAGCGCTATTTCAGCGTCGACTTCTCGGATGTCGAGCAAGTCGGCCAGTACGAAGTGGAAGTGCGTATCGGCCAGCAGCGTGCGGTATCGGCTGCCGTACCGGTACGCGACAACGCGGTCTTCGCCACGACCGGCGCGCAGCTGCTGGGCTACTTCAAGCGCAGCCGCCACACCGACGACGCCGATCGCGACCTGCCGATCTTCCAGACCTCGCGCAGAGTGAACGCCTGGGGCGGCTGGCAGGACGCCGGCGGCGACAAGGGCAAATACCTGTCGCACCTGGGCTACGCCAACTATTTCAATCCGCAGCAGGCCTCGATGGCGGCCTGGGTATTGGCCTATGGCGCGCATGCGCGCCAGGCCTTGTTCGCCGCGCACGGCCTGCAAACGCAGGTCGAGGATGAAGCGTTCTGGGGCGCGGACTATCTGCATCGCACGCTGGATGCCGAAGGCTATTTCTACACCACGGTGTTCGACCAATGGGGTACCCCGGGCGCCAAGCGCATGGTCACCGGTTACGAAGGCGCGGCCGGAACGTACACGACCTTGTACCGCTCGGCGTTTCGCGCCGGCGGCGGCATGGCCATCGCCGCGCTCGCGCGTGCCTCGATGTTGGCCAGGCAAAGCGGCCGTCATGGCGAATTCGACGGCGTCCAGTATCTGGCCGATGCCGAGCGCGCCTACGCGCACCTGCGCAAGTTCAACCCGCAGTACGGCGCCGACGGCAAGGAAAACATCATCGACGACTACACCGCGCTGATGGCGCTGGTGGAACTGCACAACGCCACCGGCCAGTCGCGCTACCTCGACGACGCGCGCGAACGCGCCGCCAGCCTGATGGCGCGGCAGCAAGCCGACGGCGGTTTCATCAGCGACGGCGGCCGCCGCCCGTACTACCACGCCGCCGAAGCCGGCTTGCCGGTGATCAGCCTCTCGGCTTATGTCGATATCGAACCGGAGCAGGGACGTCGTCAGCGCGCGCTGGATGCCATCGGTTCGGCGCTCAAGCACGAGCTGACCATCACCAACGCGGTGGCCAACCCGTATGGCTACGCCCGCCAACGCTTCCAGCTGACCCAGGACGGCAAGGCCGCGGGCGACGTGCTGGAAGGCTTCTTCATCCCGCATCGCAACGAAACCGGCTACTGGTGGCAGGGCGAAAGCGCCCGCCTGGCGTCGCTCAGCGCGGCCATGGTCATCGGCGGCCGCAAGCTGGCGGACCACGGCGCGGCCGGCTACGGCCTGCCTAGCGATCGTGCCGGTTATGCGCAGAGCCAGCTCGACTGGACCCTGGGCCGCAACCCATACGGCATCTCCATGCTCTACGGCTTCGGCCGCAAGAACCCGCCGACCGTGCCGGAGAGCGCCGGCGAAATGTTCGTAGGCGGCATCTCCAACGGCATCACCGGCGCGGTGGGCAGCGACACCGGCGCCGGCATCAGCTTCGCGCCCGGCCCGGATTCGGAACAATGGCGCTGGGTGGAGCAGTGGATTCCGCATACCACCTGGATGCTGTTCGCGGCGATGACGATGGCGACTGACGAGGCTCGCTGA
- a CDS encoding ROK family transcriptional regulator, whose translation MNSGRGATQQSSAPYNRRLVLDFIRQHGAASRKDIQEKVSLSPQTVANITNELESIGLIVSRRQKDLKTRGQPPIAFEINPDAGQSIGISLEPGRASGALVNLVGQIDARCEVQLQGCDRPQLLAGLLELVAKLRRQANARLWGIGVALPGPLGDTELSFVGPTALEGWKDLSILDQLQEATGLPLFHSVDSVAGALGETLYGVARHLDNFFYLHLSMGLGGSLIVGRNNYRGADGNATEIGHVPVVPGGTPCYCGNQGCLERYLSLHSLAEALGLDDAQIHTPDLLDRLDDAEDQALQQWCQQASQRLRDAVCMIENLFDPQTIVIGGSAPQKLVQRLVDLAQPWHRSVRGRPAPEWPRVMISQREEDCLLLGAAVLPIHELLSPRLEGLQKDDLAELQAAELLGHRPFAGGRRI comes from the coding sequence ATGAACAGTGGCCGCGGCGCCACCCAGCAATCCAGCGCCCCCTACAACCGCCGCCTCGTGCTGGATTTCATCCGCCAGCATGGCGCGGCCTCGCGCAAGGACATCCAGGAAAAGGTCTCGCTCAGCCCGCAGACCGTCGCCAACATCACCAATGAGCTCGAATCGATCGGCCTGATCGTCTCGCGCCGGCAGAAGGACCTGAAGACCCGCGGCCAGCCGCCGATCGCCTTCGAGATCAATCCCGACGCCGGCCAGTCCATCGGCATCAGCCTGGAACCGGGCCGCGCCTCGGGCGCGCTGGTCAACCTGGTCGGCCAGATCGATGCCCGCTGCGAGGTGCAGTTGCAGGGCTGCGATCGCCCGCAGCTGCTGGCCGGCCTGCTGGAACTGGTGGCCAAGCTGCGCCGGCAGGCCAATGCCCGGCTGTGGGGCATCGGCGTGGCCTTGCCCGGCCCGCTCGGCGACACCGAGCTGAGTTTCGTCGGCCCCACCGCGCTGGAGGGCTGGAAGGACCTGTCCATCCTCGACCAGTTGCAGGAAGCCACCGGCCTGCCGCTGTTCCACAGTGTCGACAGCGTGGCCGGCGCGCTGGGCGAGACCTTGTACGGGGTCGCCCGGCACCTGGACAACTTCTTCTACCTGCACCTGAGCATGGGCCTGGGCGGCTCCTTGATCGTCGGCCGCAACAACTACCGCGGCGCCGACGGCAACGCCACCGAGATCGGCCACGTGCCGGTCGTCCCGGGCGGTACGCCGTGCTATTGCGGCAATCAGGGCTGCCTGGAGCGCTACCTGTCGCTGCACTCGCTGGCCGAGGCGCTGGGCCTGGACGACGCGCAGATCCATACCCCGGACCTGCTCGACCGCCTGGACGACGCCGAGGACCAGGCCCTGCAGCAGTGGTGCCAGCAGGCGTCCCAGCGCCTGCGCGACGCCGTGTGCATGATCGAAAACCTGTTCGACCCGCAGACCATCGTCATCGGCGGATCGGCGCCGCAGAAACTGGTGCAGCGCCTGGTCGACCTGGCCCAGCCCTGGCACCGCTCGGTGCGCGGCCGCCCCGCCCCGGAATGGCCGCGGGTGATGATTTCGCAGCGCGAGGAAGACTGCCTGCTGCTGGGCGCCGCGGTGCTGCCGATCCATGAGCTGCTTTCTCCACGTCTGGAAGGCCTGCAGAAAGACGACCTCGCCGAACTCCAGGCAGCCGAGCTGCTGGGTCACCGCCCGTTCGCTGGCGGGCGTCGAATTTAA
- a CDS encoding carbohydrate kinase family protein: MKLDQPQPIPPQFSIVGDVSVDLVLGTLDGWPKIGTEQLLPRSELRAGGSAANSALTARHLGLSPHLIGAIGNDDLAQWLLLQLAGIRVELQTCASDTTMSVGLLHAGGERTFFTSCGHLQHLTPDFVLKHLPPASPGSVVLFTAPFLLPALREYFGQLLAQASGKGYQVALDTGWPPEGWTPQVHREVEGWLAHCDHLLVNELEAMSIADSQDDGRNPDDSGDLDLAVQRVARLLKPGAHLIVKLGAAGALGHVDGQTTRYATQAVSDIFDTVGAGDSFNTGYLAARLSQVGTNQASLRDALAAGCRTASAILPRFPRKSIAAGELSHCLQPHS; encoded by the coding sequence ATGAAGCTCGATCAGCCCCAACCCATCCCGCCTCAATTCAGCATCGTCGGCGACGTCAGCGTGGACTTGGTCCTGGGCACGCTGGACGGCTGGCCCAAGATCGGCACCGAACAATTGCTGCCGCGCAGCGAGCTGCGCGCCGGCGGTTCGGCGGCCAACTCCGCCCTCACGGCCCGGCACCTCGGCCTGAGCCCGCATCTGATCGGCGCGATCGGCAACGATGACCTGGCGCAGTGGTTGCTGCTGCAGCTTGCAGGCATCCGCGTCGAACTGCAGACCTGCGCCAGCGACACCACCATGTCGGTCGGACTGCTGCACGCCGGCGGCGAGCGCACCTTCTTCACCAGTTGCGGGCATCTGCAGCATCTGACGCCCGATTTCGTGCTCAAGCACCTGCCGCCGGCATCGCCCGGCAGCGTCGTCCTGTTCACCGCCCCGTTCCTGCTGCCGGCCCTGCGCGAATACTTCGGCCAGTTGCTCGCGCAGGCCTCGGGCAAGGGTTATCAGGTCGCGCTGGACACCGGCTGGCCGCCGGAAGGCTGGACGCCGCAGGTGCACCGTGAAGTCGAAGGCTGGCTGGCCCATTGCGACCATCTGCTGGTCAACGAGCTGGAGGCGATGAGCATCGCCGATAGCCAGGACGACGGCCGGAATCCGGACGACAGCGGCGACCTCGACCTCGCCGTGCAACGCGTCGCCCGCCTGCTCAAGCCCGGCGCGCATCTGATCGTCAAGCTCGGCGCCGCCGGCGCGCTGGGTCACGTCGACGGCCAGACCACCCGCTACGCCACCCAGGCGGTCTCGGACATCTTCGACACCGTCGGCGCCGGCGACAGCTTCAACACCGGTTACCTGGCGGCGCGCCTGAGTCAGGTCGGCACGAACCAGGCGAGCCTGCGCGACGCGCTCGCCGCCGGTTGCCGCACCGCCAGCGCGATCCTGCCCCGGTTCCCGCGCAAGAGCATCGCCGCCGGCGAACTCTCCCATTGTCTGCAGCCGCACTCCTGA
- a CDS encoding MFS transporter, which yields MKQRPMIVSYILLIWFAISFITNLIGPLMPIAIEDFKLSLTMAGFMPFSFFLAYGLISIPGGILIEVRGTRFTLFAAFALNFIGALAIAVMPGYVSVVAGLFVIGLGMALLQVVINPLMRVAAGEEHFAFFSVMAQLVFGLASFLSPLAFRLYMQRPGIEGQPLAWLTFYWFFSAAFVLLALLNYRLPLPAVELKEDERAGSREAYLSLLRRRDVRLFFLAIVAYVGTEQSLANWMSQFLHSYHGMSATEQGAIAVSRFWGLMSLGCLVGLGLLKLLDSKLVLAIFSALAIGCLGLALFGSADLSLLAFPAAGFFLSVMFSVIFSLGLNSVTQHHGAFSGILCSGILGGAVVPLLIGFVADHWGLRVGLSLVFIPLLYILSVSAWARPLVRNQTLYSTKNTPASP from the coding sequence ATGAAGCAGCGGCCGATGATCGTCAGTTACATCCTCCTGATCTGGTTCGCGATTTCCTTCATCACCAACCTGATCGGGCCGCTGATGCCCATCGCCATCGAGGACTTCAAGCTGAGCCTGACCATGGCCGGCTTCATGCCGTTCTCGTTCTTCCTGGCCTACGGCCTGATCTCGATTCCGGGCGGCATCCTGATCGAAGTGCGCGGCACCCGTTTCACTCTGTTTGCCGCGTTCGCGCTGAACTTCATCGGCGCCCTCGCGATCGCGGTGATGCCGGGCTACGTCTCGGTGGTGGCCGGCTTGTTCGTCATCGGCTTGGGGATGGCCCTGTTGCAGGTGGTGATCAATCCGCTGATGCGCGTGGCCGCCGGCGAGGAGCACTTCGCTTTCTTCTCGGTGATGGCGCAACTGGTGTTCGGCCTGGCCTCGTTCCTCAGTCCGCTGGCGTTCCGGCTGTACATGCAGCGCCCGGGCATTGAAGGACAGCCGCTGGCGTGGCTGACGTTCTATTGGTTCTTCAGCGCCGCCTTCGTGCTGCTGGCGCTGCTCAATTACAGACTGCCGCTGCCGGCGGTGGAACTGAAGGAAGACGAACGCGCGGGCAGTCGCGAGGCCTACCTCAGCCTGCTGCGGCGCCGCGATGTGCGCCTGTTCTTCCTGGCCATCGTCGCCTATGTCGGCACCGAGCAGTCGCTCGCCAACTGGATGTCGCAGTTCCTGCACAGCTACCACGGCATGTCGGCCACCGAGCAAGGCGCCATCGCCGTCAGCCGTTTCTGGGGCTTGATGTCGCTGGGCTGCCTGGTCGGCCTGGGCCTGCTGAAGCTGCTGGATTCGAAACTGGTGCTGGCGATCTTTTCGGCGCTGGCGATCGGCTGCCTTGGCCTCGCGCTGTTCGGCTCTGCGGACCTGTCGTTGCTGGCTTTTCCAGCCGCGGGATTTTTCCTGTCGGTGATGTTCTCGGTGATCTTCTCGCTGGGATTGAATTCGGTCACCCAGCACCACGGCGCGTTCTCGGGAATCCTGTGCAGCGGCATTCTCGGCGGCGCCGTCGTGCCGCTGCTGATCGGATTCGTCGCCGATCACTGGGGCCTGCGCGTGGGCCTGTCGCTGGTCTTCATTCCGCTGCTCTACATCCTCAGCGTCAGCGCCTGGGCCAGGCCGCTGGTGCGCAACCAAACGCTGTACTCCACGAAGAACACTCCCGCCTCGCCCTGA
- a CDS encoding TonB-dependent receptor, which yields MKKHPSDVRPTGIAVAVAAVLISCAAVPVMAQTSTTQNDTQVNGEQAKAGEAKTTLETVHVSATRIESDLLKTPVTVTAVNQEALTREGIRDVRGLSGKMPNVQIASGPDSGVQVSIRGIGANNFTEIGDPAVGLHVAGLYSPRPQGALALMFDVDQVEVLRGPQGTLFGRNSTGGSINIIPAKPRFDSTFGSAELDVGSYNLRQLNLIQNIAVNDRFALRLSATKVERDGWIDQKQDFTDVDIPERGFIADGIPDVDQRRNRKVGRDEYYYNRDEWAARIAARFAFTDNVEWLLAYEKFQNSGAGQVGLKDCKQAAGTRFACEGGKWDVKINVPGKTDMSIDTVRSNLNWFLSDSNSLEYSVAFATQKRSQIADDDGGYHEIPSQVTATLPVPHEGDWGVWPVRDNTSITLDSKYKSVVHELQFKHQGERLKLVSGLFWMHEKNSIDYAQELLVNAPFGYPISQFYHQPDRQIDAKAIFSQADWRFAPTWTLTAGARYSRDEKTDRGGQVYGGWDTESTAYYNGLYDPGTPGEPGFRPHNGRDLTERMGPFGGIDAYKLWGPPAENEHSESWRKVTWRLGLTKDLSDDEILFTSLSTGYKAGGFGDKDDKCGGKVCIDGPAGPQYTFFPYEPETVTNFEVGYKGLLLDKRLSLSVTAFYSRYKDMQVTGDFFAAKVHVNEPCPDFDPTCDVIKKWQTVNVGTVNIPGVEVEVDYLPTANTRIGGFFSYINSKIKDYPTFSDEWNCGVREEFGAPPCPPPYSGPDPTLAGRQIYDITGHHLPLTPKFTAGVNVSHTFKFGNGYELVPWLSVKWQDKMYFTLRNLDNPHVSDAQEAYTTVDASLSLQSPSFWRTELYVLNATDKMTKNWADDAGGFIRGYWNDPRTVGLRVRFDY from the coding sequence ATGAAAAAGCATCCCAGCGATGTTCGACCGACCGGCATCGCCGTCGCGGTGGCCGCGGTATTGATCAGTTGCGCGGCCGTGCCGGTCATGGCGCAGACCAGTACGACCCAGAACGACACGCAGGTCAACGGTGAGCAGGCCAAGGCCGGCGAAGCCAAGACCACGCTCGAAACCGTGCATGTTTCCGCCACCCGCATCGAATCGGATCTGTTGAAAACGCCGGTGACCGTCACCGCCGTCAATCAGGAAGCGCTGACCCGCGAAGGCATCCGCGACGTGCGCGGCCTGTCGGGCAAGATGCCGAATGTGCAGATCGCCTCCGGCCCGGATTCCGGCGTGCAGGTCAGCATCCGCGGCATCGGCGCGAACAACTTCACCGAGATCGGCGACCCGGCCGTGGGCCTGCACGTGGCCGGCCTGTACTCGCCGCGTCCGCAAGGCGCGCTGGCGCTGATGTTCGACGTCGACCAGGTCGAAGTTTTGCGCGGCCCGCAAGGCACGCTGTTCGGCCGCAATTCCACCGGCGGCAGCATCAACATCATCCCGGCCAAGCCGCGCTTCGATTCCACCTTCGGCAGCGCCGAACTCGACGTGGGCAGCTACAACCTGCGCCAGCTCAACCTGATCCAGAACATCGCGGTGAACGATCGCTTCGCCCTGCGCCTGTCCGCGACCAAGGTCGAGCGCGACGGCTGGATCGACCAGAAGCAGGACTTCACCGACGTCGACATCCCCGAGCGCGGCTTCATCGCCGACGGCATCCCGGACGTGGACCAGCGTCGCAACCGCAAGGTCGGCCGCGACGAGTATTACTACAACCGCGACGAATGGGCCGCGCGCATCGCCGCGCGCTTCGCCTTCACCGACAACGTCGAGTGGCTGCTGGCCTACGAGAAATTCCAGAACTCCGGCGCCGGCCAGGTCGGACTGAAGGACTGCAAGCAGGCGGCCGGCACCCGCTTCGCCTGCGAGGGCGGCAAGTGGGACGTGAAGATCAACGTGCCCGGCAAGACCGACATGTCGATCGACACCGTGCGCTCCAACCTCAACTGGTTTCTCAGCGACAGCAACAGCCTCGAATACAGCGTGGCCTTCGCCACCCAGAAGCGCTCGCAGATCGCCGACGACGACGGCGGCTATCACGAGATCCCGTCGCAGGTGACCGCGACCTTGCCGGTGCCGCACGAAGGCGACTGGGGCGTGTGGCCGGTGCGCGACAACACCTCGATCACTCTGGACTCGAAGTACAAATCGGTCGTGCACGAACTGCAGTTCAAGCATCAGGGCGAACGCCTGAAGCTGGTATCGGGCCTGTTCTGGATGCACGAGAAGAACTCGATCGACTATGCGCAAGAGCTGCTGGTGAACGCGCCGTTCGGTTACCCGATCAGCCAGTTCTACCACCAGCCCGATCGCCAGATCGACGCCAAGGCGATCTTCTCCCAGGCCGACTGGCGCTTCGCCCCGACCTGGACCTTGACCGCGGGCGCGCGCTACAGCCGCGACGAAAAGACCGACCGCGGCGGCCAGGTGTACGGCGGCTGGGATACCGAATCGACCGCTTACTACAACGGCCTGTACGACCCGGGCACGCCGGGCGAGCCGGGCTTTCGTCCCCATAACGGCCGCGACCTGACCGAACGCATGGGGCCGTTCGGCGGTATCGACGCCTACAAGCTGTGGGGGCCGCCGGCGGAGAACGAACACTCCGAATCCTGGCGCAAGGTCACCTGGCGCCTGGGCCTGACCAAGGACCTGTCCGACGACGAAATCCTGTTCACCTCGCTGTCGACCGGCTACAAGGCCGGCGGCTTCGGCGACAAGGACGACAAATGCGGCGGCAAGGTCTGCATCGACGGCCCGGCCGGCCCGCAGTATACCTTCTTCCCGTACGAGCCCGAAACCGTCACCAACTTCGAGGTCGGCTACAAGGGCCTGCTGCTGGACAAGCGCCTGAGCCTGTCGGTCACCGCGTTCTACAGCCGCTACAAGGACATGCAGGTGACCGGTGACTTCTTCGCCGCCAAGGTGCATGTCAACGAACCCTGCCCGGACTTCGACCCGACCTGCGACGTGATCAAGAAGTGGCAGACCGTCAACGTCGGCACGGTGAACATCCCGGGCGTCGAGGTGGAAGTGGACTACCTGCCCACGGCGAATACGCGTATCGGCGGCTTCTTCTCCTACATCAACAGCAAGATCAAGGACTACCCCACCTTCAGCGACGAATGGAACTGCGGCGTGCGCGAAGAATTCGGCGCCCCGCCCTGCCCGCCGCCGTACAGCGGTCCCGATCCCACCCTGGCCGGCCGCCAGATCTACGACATCACCGGCCACCATCTGCCGCTGACCCCGAAATTCACCGCCGGCGTCAACGTCTCCCACACCTTCAAGTTCGGCAACGGCTATGAGCTGGTGCCCTGGCTCAGCGTGAAGTGGCAGGACAAGATGTACTTCACCCTGCGCAACCTCGACAACCCGCATGTCTCCGACGCGCAGGAGGCCTATACGACGGTCGATGCCAGCCTGAGTCTGCAATCGCCTTCGTTCTGGCGCACCGAGCTGTACGTGCTCAACGCCACCGACAAGATGACCAAGAACTGGGCCGACGACGCCGGTGGCTTCATCCGCGGCTACTGGAACGATCCGCGCACGGTGGGTCTGCGGGTTCGCTTCGACTATTGA
- a CDS encoding DUF2239 family protein, which yields MPRSLTYTGFDGHRRVTTGALSDVAIAIKHASEAGQPGPLLIFDDATGRSIDVNLQGSDAAVRARLAKLDAAANCANDADPASETPSEPEPARGRGRPRLGVVAREVTLLPRHWDWLATQPGGASVALRKLVEQARRSHDADDRRRRAHERAYHFMSALAGDLPGYEEATRAVFADDRARLRVLIAYWPEDVREHALMLAAHEEA from the coding sequence ATGCCCCGCTCCCTCACCTACACCGGCTTCGACGGCCACCGCCGCGTCACCACCGGCGCGCTGTCGGACGTGGCCATCGCGATCAAGCACGCGAGCGAGGCCGGCCAGCCCGGTCCGCTGCTGATCTTCGACGACGCCACCGGCCGCTCGATCGATGTGAACCTGCAAGGGTCGGACGCCGCGGTGCGGGCGCGATTGGCGAAACTCGACGCCGCCGCGAACTGCGCGAACGACGCGGACCCCGCCTCCGAAACGCCTTCGGAACCCGAGCCCGCGCGCGGCCGCGGACGCCCCAGGCTCGGCGTAGTAGCGCGCGAAGTCACCCTGCTCCCGCGACACTGGGATTGGCTGGCGACCCAGCCCGGCGGCGCCTCGGTCGCGCTGCGCAAACTGGTCGAACAGGCGCGCCGCTCGCACGATGCGGACGATCGCCGTCGCCGCGCGCACGAACGCGCCTATCACTTCATGTCCGCCCTCGCCGGCGACTTGCCGGGTTACGAAGAAGCCACGCGCGCTGTGTTCGCCGACGACCGGGCGCGACTGCGCGTGCTGATCGCGTATTGGCCCGAGGACGTACGCGAACACGCGTTGATGTTGGCTGCCCACGAAGAAGCGTGA
- a CDS encoding MATE family efflux transporter — protein sequence MSLPNAAANADPIAAAQPSPLWKTYLLILLPMMATNLLQAASGTADGIYLGRMLGADALAAVSCFFPIFFVLLAVVIGLSSGATVLIGQAWGAREPDKVHAVAGTALVLMLCAGLLIGVTGGIFAPQLMRALATPSNIEAEAIAYARVMLFGLPLLFALWLLTSMSRGVGDAISPLWALALTTVVALLCTPAFIRGWFGLPKLGVSSAAVSNLIACAIALAWMLSHWRKRAHPLAPNAQRLRQLRLDPRIAVAMLRIGLPSMLQMLTMAAAEIVLLGLVNRHGSHATAAYGAVNQLMSWLQLPAMSVGITATILASHAIGGGRASRLGAIVRTGLALNLALTGACILAVYALAPTVIGWFLVDAPVIEQALRLLRIVAWSVILLGLANVLTGVMRASGVVAVPTGLAMLAIVGMELPLAYWLDARIGLSGIWWAYATTFAVLLMLHSGYYLLVWRRRDVRTLV from the coding sequence ATGTCGCTCCCGAACGCCGCCGCCAACGCCGATCCGATTGCAGCCGCGCAACCGTCGCCGCTGTGGAAAACCTATCTGCTGATCCTGCTGCCGATGATGGCGACCAATCTGCTGCAAGCCGCGTCGGGCACCGCCGACGGCATTTACCTGGGTCGCATGCTCGGCGCCGACGCGCTCGCCGCGGTGTCGTGCTTCTTCCCGATCTTCTTCGTCCTGCTCGCGGTGGTGATCGGACTGAGTTCCGGCGCGACGGTTCTGATCGGCCAGGCATGGGGCGCGCGCGAGCCGGACAAGGTGCATGCCGTGGCCGGCACCGCGCTCGTCTTGATGCTGTGCGCCGGTCTCCTCATCGGCGTAACCGGCGGAATCTTCGCGCCGCAACTGATGCGCGCGCTGGCGACGCCTTCGAATATCGAAGCCGAAGCGATCGCCTACGCGCGGGTCATGCTGTTCGGCCTGCCGTTGCTGTTCGCCTTGTGGCTGCTGACCTCGATGAGTCGCGGCGTCGGCGATGCGATCAGTCCGCTGTGGGCGCTCGCACTGACCACGGTGGTCGCCCTGCTATGCACGCCGGCCTTCATTCGCGGCTGGTTCGGCCTGCCTAAACTCGGTGTGAGCAGCGCCGCGGTGTCGAACCTGATCGCCTGCGCGATCGCGTTGGCCTGGATGCTGTCGCATTGGCGCAAGCGCGCGCATCCCCTGGCGCCGAACGCGCAACGGCTGAGACAGCTACGCCTCGATCCGCGTATCGCCGTCGCGATGCTGCGCATCGGTCTGCCGTCGATGCTGCAGATGTTGACCATGGCCGCGGCCGAAATCGTCTTGCTGGGACTGGTCAACCGCCATGGTTCGCACGCGACCGCCGCGTACGGCGCGGTCAATCAATTGATGAGCTGGCTGCAGTTGCCGGCGATGTCGGTCGGCATCACCGCGACGATTCTGGCGTCGCATGCGATCGGCGGCGGCCGCGCTTCGCGGCTCGGCGCGATCGTGCGCACCGGCCTGGCGTTGAATCTCGCGCTCACCGGCGCCTGCATCCTCGCGGTGTATGCGCTGGCACCGACGGTGATCGGCTGGTTCCTCGTCGATGCCCCCGTGATCGAACAGGCGTTGCGCCTGCTGCGCATCGTCGCCTGGAGCGTGATCCTGCTGGGCCTGGCCAACGTATTGACCGGTGTGATGCGCGCCAGCGGTGTCGTGGCGGTGCCGACCGGTTTGGCGATGCTCGCGATTGTCGGCATGGAACTGCCGTTGGCGTATTGGCTGGACGCTCGCATCGGCCTGAGCGGCATCTGGTGGGCATACGCGACGACCTTCGCCGTGCTGTTGATGCTGCACAGCGGCTATTACTTGCTGGTGTGGCGGCGGCGCGATGTGCGCACGTTGGTGTGA